In Acinetobacter piscicola, a single window of DNA contains:
- a CDS encoding DUF1345 domain-containing protein: MINIFQIFKTIIRTRILFFSTFLITALLYCIITFSTDFLWSTRLLLSWNLAIVMYLALTMHALWRADTHSILKRAQQQDESKWAILVLLIMTLIMCFIAIIVELSQLPSTPTIRFGHLSLAILTIIFAWLFMHTIFAIHYAHDFYLAKAKHLEGGLDFPKTPNPIYPDFVYFSYVCGTSAQTADVSISSRPMRVLNTLHILLAYGFNTTILAICINVAASFIMS, encoded by the coding sequence ATGATTAATATTTTTCAAATATTTAAAACCATTATACGCACTCGAATTCTCTTTTTTAGTACATTTTTAATCACAGCTTTACTTTATTGCATCATTACTTTTAGCACTGATTTTTTATGGTCTACACGACTTTTACTCAGTTGGAATCTTGCCATTGTGATGTATTTAGCGTTGACCATGCATGCACTGTGGCGAGCAGATACGCATAGTATTTTAAAACGTGCCCAACAACAGGATGAAAGTAAATGGGCGATCTTAGTCCTCCTCATCATGACATTAATCATGTGTTTTATTGCCATTATAGTTGAATTGTCACAGTTACCCTCTACGCCCACGATTCGTTTTGGTCATTTATCTTTAGCCATTCTTACCATTATTTTTGCTTGGCTTTTTATGCATACTATTTTTGCTATTCATTATGCACATGACTTTTATTTAGCCAAAGCCAAACATTTGGAGGGTGGTTTAGATTTTCCAAAGACGCCCAATCCAATTTACCCTGACTTTGTCTATTTTAGTTATGTCTGTGGCACCTCTGCACAAACTGCTGATGTTTCTATTAGCTCTCGTCCAATGCGTGTTTTGAATACTCTTCATATCCTGCTCGCCTATGGCTTTAATACCACCATTTTAGCAATTTGCATCAATGTTGCCGCAAGTTTTATTATGAGCTGA
- a CDS encoding alpha/beta fold hydrolase — protein sequence MSTVQIPDYKTDAFFGLEDKWIETAEGELTHYHEVGEGTPILFLHGSGTGVSAAANWWLNLPQIGEQARCIAIDTIGYGQTVVAPNTAYGIRAWVDHAVRTLDALGIEKTWLVGNSLGGWLAFQMALDYPERVLGIVSMGTGGAKQTAALKAHANPVLTEEGIKKTLSMFVVNKDLITDELVKVRFASAANDYASNRLMDVVGARDRDRFEFPLDFEKMKDITVPVLLIHGTQDVVIPVSRTWDILNIVPHADAHIFSQCGHWSQVEKAEEFNTVIKNYLTARGV from the coding sequence ATGAGTACTGTACAAATCCCAGATTATAAAACTGATGCTTTCTTCGGTTTGGAAGATAAATGGATTGAAACGGCTGAAGGTGAATTAACACATTACCATGAAGTGGGTGAGGGTACACCGATCCTATTCTTACATGGTTCTGGTACAGGTGTTTCTGCTGCAGCAAACTGGTGGTTAAACTTGCCACAAATCGGTGAGCAAGCGCGTTGTATCGCCATTGATACTATTGGTTATGGTCAAACTGTTGTTGCACCAAATACCGCCTATGGTATCCGTGCGTGGGTGGATCATGCAGTGCGTACTTTAGATGCCTTAGGCATTGAAAAGACTTGGCTTGTGGGTAATTCTTTGGGTGGTTGGTTGGCATTCCAAATGGCGCTTGATTATCCAGAGCGTGTACTCGGTATTGTTTCAATGGGTACAGGTGGTGCAAAACAAACTGCTGCACTTAAAGCACATGCCAATCCTGTATTGACTGAAGAAGGCATCAAGAAAACATTGTCAATGTTCGTTGTGAACAAAGACTTGATCACTGATGAGCTGGTAAAAGTACGTTTTGCTTCTGCTGCAAATGATTATGCATCTAACCGTCTGATGGATGTTGTGGGTGCACGTGACCGAGATCGTTTTGAGTTCCCGCTTGATTTTGAAAAAATGAAAGACATTACAGTCCCTGTATTATTGATTCATGGTACGCAAGATGTGGTAATTCCTGTTTCTCGTACATGGGATATCTTAAATATTGTGCCACATGCAGATGCGCACATTTTCAGCCAATGTGGTCACTGGTCACAAGTTGAGAAAGCAGAAGAATTTAATACTGTAATTAAAAATTATTTAACCGCACGTGGCGTGTAA
- a CDS encoding OprD family outer membrane porin, which produces MRRQSLWIAMCAATAALGTTATYADFFDDSQVQLKLRNFYLDRQIDQPDPNKTQDFGSWSQGITLDAKSGYAEIGPVQMGVDVLAQYAVRLSGDRGDNDYIMPYDYATKEQARDNAKLGATLKAKVSQTELRIGEILPATPVVHFDPSRQLLTTFEGVWLESKDLKNTKLTLGYLDGINARYENQVHDFKLWPNELNTEKNQVKSGDSEAMWVAGIDYQVTPELSASYFYGDVENIYRQNYVGFAYNKKLDAKNKLATHARYFDNRESGEALYGEIDNQALSLKAAWTHGNHTMDAGWQQMFGEHGTHTPFMPTLSGWVPQPYLANWSVASFIRKDEKSWSLGYTYDFKDTVARGLTVTARHYDGSNIDNKNGTRGKEQEDNLIVNYVVPEGKLKGLGFQWMYIDVNYDNVPGFVDLQEHRVATTYTYRF; this is translated from the coding sequence ATGCGTCGTCAATCATTATGGATAGCAATGTGTGCTGCAACTGCTGCTTTAGGGACAACTGCAACTTATGCAGATTTTTTTGACGATAGCCAAGTGCAACTCAAACTGAGAAATTTTTATCTAGATCGTCAAATCGACCAACCTGATCCCAACAAAACTCAGGATTTTGGTAGTTGGTCTCAAGGTATCACCTTAGATGCAAAATCAGGTTATGCCGAAATTGGCCCTGTACAAATGGGTGTGGATGTTTTGGCACAATACGCGGTGCGTTTAAGTGGTGATCGTGGTGATAACGATTACATTATGCCGTACGATTATGCCACTAAAGAACAAGCACGCGATAATGCTAAGCTTGGCGCGACTTTAAAGGCGAAAGTGAGTCAAACGGAATTACGTATTGGTGAAATTTTACCTGCAACCCCAGTGGTGCATTTTGACCCATCACGTCAATTATTGACTACCTTTGAAGGGGTGTGGTTAGAGTCTAAAGATCTGAAAAATACCAAACTGACTTTAGGTTATTTAGATGGAATCAATGCCCGTTATGAAAACCAAGTCCATGATTTTAAACTTTGGCCAAATGAATTAAATACAGAAAAGAATCAAGTAAAGTCTGGTGATAGTGAAGCAATGTGGGTTGCGGGAATTGACTATCAAGTGACACCTGAATTATCTGCAAGTTATTTCTATGGTGATGTAGAAAATATTTATCGTCAAAATTATGTAGGCTTTGCCTATAACAAAAAACTAGATGCCAAGAATAAACTCGCAACTCATGCACGCTATTTTGATAATCGTGAATCGGGTGAGGCTTTATATGGTGAGATTGATAACCAAGCTTTGTCATTAAAAGCAGCTTGGACACATGGTAACCACACAATGGATGCAGGTTGGCAGCAAATGTTTGGTGAGCATGGTACACATACACCATTTATGCCAACGCTGTCGGGTTGGGTACCACAGCCGTATTTAGCCAATTGGTCTGTCGCAAGTTTTATTCGTAAAGATGAAAAATCTTGGAGTCTAGGTTATACCTATGACTTTAAAGATACTGTTGCGCGAGGTTTGACCGTGACAGCACGTCATTATGATGGATCTAATATTGATAATAAAAATGGTACAAGAGGCAAAGAGCAAGAAGATAATTTGATCGTGAATTATGTTGTGCCTGAAGGTAAGCTCAAAGGTTTAGGTTTTCAGTGGATGTATATCGATGTGAACTATGACAATGTCCCGGGCTTCGTTGATTTACAAGAACATCGTGTTGCAACGACTTATACGTATCGTTTCTAA
- the dmpG gene encoding 4-hydroxy-2-oxovalerate aldolase codes for MSKIIINDMTLRDGMHPMRHQTTPEQMVAIATALDEAGVPLIEVTHGDGLGGNSVNYGFAAATDEEYLKAVIPNLKQAKVSALLLPGIGTVDHLKMAHDVGVATIRVATHSTEADVSEQHITAARKLGMDTVGFLMMAHMASPEKLLEEAQKMVSYGANCIYVTDSAGYMLPQDVTDRVGILRANLGSDIEIGFHGHHNLGMGVANSVAAVDAGAKRVDLASAGLGAGAGNTPLELFVAVANRMQIETGVDLFKVQDIAEELIVPMMQQPIRADRDAATLGYAGVYSSFLLFAKRAEAKYGVSAREILLELGRRGTVGGQEDMIEDLALTMSKAKEANA; via the coding sequence ATGTCTAAGATTATTATTAATGATATGACTTTACGTGATGGTATGCATCCAATGCGCCATCAAACAACACCTGAACAAATGGTTGCAATTGCCACTGCACTCGATGAAGCAGGTGTGCCATTAATCGAAGTGACACATGGTGATGGCTTGGGGGGTAACTCAGTCAACTATGGTTTTGCTGCCGCAACTGATGAAGAATATTTAAAAGCAGTCATTCCAAACTTAAAACAAGCCAAAGTTTCAGCTTTACTTTTACCTGGGATCGGTACGGTTGATCACTTGAAAATGGCACATGATGTTGGTGTGGCAACTATTCGTGTGGCAACGCATTCAACAGAAGCGGATGTGTCTGAACAGCATATTACTGCTGCGCGTAAACTCGGAATGGACACAGTGGGCTTCTTAATGATGGCACATATGGCATCTCCTGAGAAATTACTCGAAGAAGCACAGAAAATGGTGTCATACGGTGCAAACTGTATCTATGTTACTGATTCAGCAGGTTATATGCTTCCACAGGATGTGACTGACCGTGTCGGGATTTTACGTGCAAACTTAGGCTCAGACATCGAAATCGGTTTCCACGGTCACCATAACTTGGGTATGGGTGTCGCAAACTCGGTTGCGGCTGTAGATGCGGGTGCAAAACGTGTGGACTTGGCTTCAGCAGGTTTAGGCGCAGGTGCAGGCAATACACCACTTGAACTGTTTGTTGCGGTTGCGAACCGTATGCAAATCGAAACAGGTGTGGACTTGTTTAAAGTACAGGATATTGCTGAAGAACTGATTGTACCGATGATGCAACAACCGATTCGTGCGGATCGTGATGCAGCGACTTTGGGTTATGCAGGGGTTTATTCTTCATTCTTGCTATTTGCAAAACGTGCTGAAGCAAAATATGGCGTATCTGCACGTGAAATTTTACTTGAACTTGGTCGTCGTGGTACGGTCGGTGGTCAAGAAGATATGATTGAAGATTTGGCACTCACCATGTCAAAAGCGAAAGAAGCGAATGCTTAA
- a CDS encoding acetaldehyde dehydrogenase (acetylating) — translation MKKIKCALIGPGNIGTDLLYKLQRSEFLEPVWMVGIDPTSEGLARAAKMGLKITSDGVDGLLPHVLEDDIKIAFDATSAYVHAENSRKLNELGVQMIDLTPAAIGPFCVPPVNLAALLEAGELPNVNMVTCGGQATIPMVAAISRVQAVEYGEIIATVSTKSVGPGTRKNIDEFTRTTAGAIEKVGGAKAGKAIIIINPAEPPLMMRDTVHCLVEGEPDQAAITESVHAMIKEVQKYVPGYKLVNGPVFDGNRVSMFLEVEGLGDYLPKYAGNLDIMTAAAARTAEMFAERLIANQVEA, via the coding sequence ATGAAAAAGATTAAATGTGCATTGATTGGTCCAGGAAACATTGGTACTGATTTACTTTATAAATTGCAACGTAGCGAATTTTTAGAACCTGTATGGATGGTGGGAATTGACCCAACTTCGGAAGGTTTGGCACGTGCGGCAAAAATGGGCTTAAAAATCACCAGTGATGGTGTTGATGGTTTATTGCCACATGTTTTAGAAGATGACATCAAAATTGCTTTTGATGCGACTTCTGCATATGTTCATGCTGAAAATAGCCGTAAGTTAAATGAGCTTGGCGTACAAATGATTGATTTAACGCCTGCGGCAATTGGTCCTTTTTGTGTACCGCCTGTGAATCTTGCAGCATTGCTTGAAGCGGGTGAGTTACCAAATGTAAACATGGTGACGTGTGGTGGGCAAGCAACCATTCCGATGGTGGCGGCGATTTCTCGTGTTCAAGCTGTTGAATATGGCGAGATCATTGCCACTGTATCGACTAAGTCAGTGGGACCAGGTACACGTAAAAATATTGATGAATTTACACGTACTACTGCGGGCGCAATTGAAAAAGTCGGTGGTGCAAAAGCAGGTAAAGCGATCATCATTATTAACCCTGCTGAGCCACCACTCATGATGCGTGACACAGTGCACTGTTTGGTTGAAGGTGAACCTGATCAAGCGGCAATCACTGAATCTGTGCATGCCATGATCAAAGAAGTTCAAAAATATGTACCAGGTTATAAATTGGTGAATGGTCCTGTATTTGATGGTAACCGTGTATCTATGTTCTTAGAGGTAGAAGGTTTAGGTGACTACTTACCTAAATATGCAGGTAACCTTGACATCATGACCGCAGCCGCAGCACGTACTGCTGAAATGTTTGCAGAGCGTTTGATCGCTAACCAAGTAGAAGCATAA
- the mhpD gene encoding 2-keto-4-pentenoate hydratase encodes MSNSAVVESVAQAIRDAEISKTAIAPIRPQLGGECADVDIAYAVQEVNTQRALAEGRRLVGRKIGLTSIAVQKQLGVDSPDFGMLFADMAYGDGEAIPAGLLIQPKVEAEIALIINKDLTQEKHTYADIISATEYALPAVEVVDSRIENWKISLIDTVADNASSAAYVLGSKPVKLENLDLVNCKMTMTRAGEVVSQGVGKACLSNPLNAAVWLADEMVRRGRPLLAGDIILTGALGPMVVAHAGDEFVVEIEGFGSVTAAFAAELA; translated from the coding sequence ATGTCGAATTCTGCTGTTGTTGAATCAGTTGCCCAAGCCATCCGTGATGCTGAAATATCAAAAACTGCGATTGCACCAATTCGCCCACAATTGGGCGGTGAGTGTGCCGATGTCGATATCGCTTATGCTGTTCAAGAAGTCAATACTCAACGTGCGCTTGCTGAGGGTCGCCGTTTAGTGGGGCGTAAAATCGGTTTAACTTCAATTGCTGTACAGAAGCAATTGGGTGTTGATTCTCCTGACTTTGGGATGCTATTTGCAGACATGGCATATGGCGATGGTGAAGCCATTCCTGCGGGTTTATTGATTCAGCCGAAAGTTGAGGCTGAAATTGCGTTAATTATCAATAAAGATTTAACCCAAGAAAAACACACTTATGCAGATATTATCAGTGCAACTGAATATGCCTTGCCTGCTGTTGAAGTGGTGGATAGTCGTATCGAAAATTGGAAAATCAGTTTGATTGATACGGTTGCAGATAATGCATCTTCTGCTGCTTATGTACTGGGTTCAAAACCTGTGAAACTTGAAAATCTTGACCTCGTCAATTGCAAAATGACGATGACACGTGCAGGTGAAGTGGTCTCTCAAGGTGTGGGTAAAGCATGTCTTTCAAATCCATTGAATGCGGCTGTGTGGTTGGCAGATGAAATGGTGCGTCGTGGTCGTCCATTGTTGGCAGGTGACATCATCTTAACGGGTGCACTTGGACCGATGGTTGTGGCACATGCGGGTGATGAATTTGTTGTGGAAATCGAAGGTTTTGGTTCAGTGACTGCAGCTTTTGCAGCTGAATTAGCTTGA
- a CDS encoding HAD-IA family hydrolase gives MQKPVELIIFDWDGTLFDSVGQIVASLKFAAQQFEQPLTDDAAKSIIGLGLPEVAQVLFPTVPKLHRDILKTYGDHYVEHSRGDQWFAGVSEMLHDLSAKNLKLAVATGKSRKGLDRVLGQTDSRDLFCVTRAASETKSKPDPLMLAEILQQTGIQADRAIMVGDTSYDLEMAKNIAMPRVGVSYGVHSVEVLQSFQPLSIAHDVAALHQFLNAQVDA, from the coding sequence ATGCAAAAACCTGTAGAGCTGATTATTTTTGATTGGGATGGAACATTGTTTGATTCTGTCGGGCAAATTGTGGCAAGTTTAAAATTTGCCGCACAGCAATTTGAACAGCCTTTAACAGATGATGCGGCAAAAAGTATTATTGGTTTGGGCTTGCCTGAAGTGGCGCAAGTTTTATTTCCAACAGTACCGAAATTACATCGTGATATTTTGAAAACCTACGGTGATCATTATGTAGAGCATTCTAGAGGTGATCAGTGGTTTGCGGGGGTGTCGGAAATGTTACATGATTTGAGTGCAAAAAATCTCAAGTTGGCCGTTGCAACCGGTAAAAGCCGTAAAGGTCTAGACCGTGTTTTAGGACAAACCGATAGTCGTGATTTATTTTGTGTGACCCGTGCTGCAAGTGAAACCAAGTCCAAACCTGATCCATTAATGTTGGCTGAAATTTTACAACAGACAGGTATTCAGGCAGATCGTGCGATTATGGTGGGTGATACCTCATATGATTTGGAAATGGCAAAAAATATTGCAATGCCGCGTGTAGGGGTGAGTTATGGTGTACATAGTGTTGAAGTTTTACAAAGCTTTCAGCCACTCAGTATCGCGCATGATGTCGCTGCTTTGCATCAATTTTTAAATGCACAAGTCGATGCTTAG
- a CDS encoding RluA family pseudouridine synthase, translating to MNSTQDWQSVTWFEVDEHQEAQRIDNFLFSRLKGVPKSRIYRLIREGQVRVNKKRVKAETKLAIGDQIRVAPIRFEQKDQSTVPVSDKVAQSLLSRVVYEDEGLMVVNKPSGIAVHGGSGVAYGLIEGLRAATGKKYLELIHRIDRDTSGLVMISKKRSVLKTLQDLLREHKIQKTYAAIVKGQVSLDNQLIDQPLLRYELANGERRVRVSKDGKDSKTQWKVAERFMHATLVYASPLSGRTHQIRVHGLSIGHPLVGDDKYGHETEYRGPNPRRLCLHAMRLEIPGYETIEAPLPEDMQSLVAQLRAQKADKPIA from the coding sequence ATGAATTCTACGCAAGATTGGCAAAGTGTCACCTGGTTTGAAGTTGACGAACATCAGGAAGCGCAACGCATTGATAATTTTTTATTTTCACGTTTAAAGGGCGTACCGAAAAGTCGTATCTATCGTTTGATTCGTGAAGGTCAAGTTCGAGTCAATAAAAAACGAGTAAAGGCAGAAACCAAACTTGCCATTGGTGATCAAATTCGTGTTGCTCCAATTCGCTTTGAACAAAAAGATCAATCTACTGTACCTGTATCTGATAAGGTTGCACAAAGTCTACTCAGCCGTGTGGTGTATGAAGATGAAGGTTTGATGGTGGTCAATAAGCCTTCAGGTATTGCTGTACATGGTGGGAGTGGTGTGGCATATGGCTTAATTGAGGGTTTACGCGCGGCGACAGGTAAAAAATATTTAGAACTGATTCATCGTATTGACCGTGATACATCGGGCTTAGTGATGATTTCTAAAAAACGAAGTGTCTTGAAAACATTGCAAGATTTATTGCGTGAACACAAAATTCAAAAAACGTATGCTGCGATTGTTAAAGGGCAAGTGAGTTTAGATAATCAATTGATTGATCAGCCTTTGTTACGTTATGAATTGGCAAATGGTGAGCGTCGTGTCCGTGTGTCAAAAGACGGTAAAGATTCTAAGACACAATGGAAAGTGGCTGAACGTTTTATGCATGCCACATTGGTTTATGCATCACCACTTTCAGGACGTACGCATCAGATTCGTGTGCATGGTTTAAGTATTGGGCATCCTTTGGTGGGGGATGACAAATATGGTCATGAGACTGAATACCGTGGACCAAATCCACGCCGTTTATGTTTACATGCGATGCGTTTGGAAATTCCAGGTTATGAAACTATTGAAGCACCGTTGCCTGAAGACATGCAGAGTTTGGTTGCTCAGTTAAGAGCGCAAAAAGCGGATAAGCCAATTGCTTAA